A single genomic interval of Notolabrus celidotus isolate fNotCel1 chromosome 13, fNotCel1.pri, whole genome shotgun sequence harbors:
- the sel1l gene encoding protein sel-1 homolog 1, which translates to MGYKRFLKSAGSFYLFTILLLVVIKGITADQEQHVDDGPELKSYHDPESDEEDVHVTGDIVAGASVTSGHDVSQPEEEKRSPEDGLEGEEKEDLPEQPPPVLDKPKEVPVVNGGTAHGEPCIFPFLFQGKEYSDCTTDGRGDGRLWCATTYDYDHEKKWGFCETEEQAQQRLEVEETEEQYQSILRMLNATTRKTQKKELYEKLQKVAEKGHQKAMEKVGYAMLFGDYMTQNVTKAKEMFEKLAVEGSPKAQTALGFLYAAGLGVNSSQAKALVYYTFGALGGNMVAHMVLGYRYWGGVGVPQSCESALTHYRLVANQVASDVSLTGGSAVQRIRLLDEVENPGSTSGMLEEDLIQYYQFLAEKGDVQAQVGLGQLYLHGGRGVEQNFQRAYDYFTQAANAGNTHAMAFLGKMYSEGSEYLPQNNETALQYFKKASDLGNPVGQSGMGMAYLYGRGVQVNYEMALKYFQKAAEQGWVDGQLQLGTMYYNGIGVKRDYKQALKFFNLASQASHILAFYNLAQMHATGTGVMRSCHTAVELFKNVCERGRWSERLMMAYGSFKEGDTDAALVQYLLLAEQGYEVAQSNVAFVLDQKGAKIFSENETYPRALLHWTRAAAQGYTVARIKLGDYHFYGYGTDVDYETAVIHYRLASEQQHSAQAMFNLGYMHEKGLGIKQDIHLAKRFYDMAAEASPDAQVPVFLALCKLGLIYTLQYLKDLNLKELVSQVDLDQLLGPEWDLYLMTVIALLLGTVIAYRQRQHQIIVPPRPPAPAPQPSPAPPPRPPQEQTQAPAEPQGQEETQPQGPAPEEEQQQQQ; encoded by the exons GTTCACGTAACAGGAGATATTGTGGCTGGTGCCTCTGTGACCTCTGGTCATGATGTGTCCCAACCAGAAGAAGAGAAACGGTCTCCTGAGGATGgactggagggagaggagaaggaggaccTGCCGGAGCAACCTCCTCCAGTTCTGGACAAACCTAAAGAGG TTCCCGTAGTGAATGGGGGTACGGCCCATGGAGAGCCCTGCATCTTCCCTTTCCTCTTCCAGGGGAAGGAGTATTCAGACTGTACCACAGACGGACGTGGAGATGGACGGCTGTGGTGCGCCACCACTTACGACTACGATCATGAGAAGAAATGGGGATTCTGTGAGA CGGAGGAGCAGGCACAGCAGAgactggaggtggaggagacggaggagcAGTATCAGTCTATCCTGCGGATGCTCAATGCCACTACAAGGAAGACCCAGAAGAAAGA ATTATATGAAAAGCTGCAGAAAGTAGCAGAGAAAGGTCACCAGAAAGCCATGGAGAAGGTGGGGTACGCCATGCTGTTTGGAGACTACATGACCCAGAACGTCACCAAGGCCAAAGAAATGTTTGAGAAGCTCGCCGTGGAGGGTTCACCCAAAGCTCAGACG GCTCTCGGCTTTCTTTATGCAGCAGGACTTGGTGTCAACTCAAGTCAGGCTAAG GCCTTGGTTTACTACACCTTTGGTGCCCTGGGGGGAAACATGGTGGCTCACATGGTTCTG gGATACAGATACTGGGGAGGTGTAGGTGTTCCCCAGAGCTGTGAGTCAGCGCTGACACACTACAGGCTTGTGGCAAATCAAG TGGCCAGTGATGTGTCCCTGACAGGGGGCTCAGCGGTGCAGAGGATAAGGCTGCTGGATGAGGTGGAAAACCCTGGATCCACTAGTGGGATGTTGGAGGAGGACTTGATCCAGTACTATCAGTTTCTAGCTGAGAAAGGGGACGTACAGGCGCAG GTGGGGTTGGGTCAGCTGTACCTGCATGGAGGACGGGGAGTTGAACAGAATTTTCAG AGGGCGTATGACTACTTCACTCAGGCTGCAAACGCAGGAAACACACATGCTATGGCTTTCCTTGGCAAG ATGTACTCAGAGGGCAGCGAGTACCTCCCTCAGAACAACGAGACAGCGCTGCAGTACTTTAAGAAGGCCTCCGACTTG GGTAATCCAGTGGGACAGAGCGGCATGGGAATGGCCTACCTGTATGGAAGAGGGGTCCAAGTG aacTACGAGATGGCACTGAAATACTTCCAGAAGGCAGCAGAGCAGGGCTGGGTGGACGGACAACTCCAGCTGGGAACTATGTATTACA ACGGCATTGGCGTGAAGCGTGATTACAAGCAGGCTCTTAAATTCTTCAACCTGGCCTCGCAGGCTAGCCACATCCTGGCTTTCTACAACTTGGCCCAGATGCATGCCACGGGTACCGGAGTGATGCGGTCCTGCCATACTGCTGTGGAG CTTTTTAAGAATGTGTGTGAGCGTGGCCGGTGGTCAGAGCGTCTCATGATGGCCTACGGCAGCTTTAAGGAGGGGGACACTGATGCTGCACTGGTCCAGTATCTGCTGCTGGCTGAGCAGGGCTACGAGGTGGCCCAGAGCAACGTGGCCTTCGTTCTGGACCAGA AAGGAGCGAAGATCTTCAGTGAGAATGAGACGTACCCGCGTGCTCTGCTACACTGGACAAGAGCTGCAGCACAAG GTTACACTGTGGCCAGGATCAAACTCGGGGACTACCACTTCTACGGCTATGGGACAGACGTGGACTACGAGACAGCTGTCATCCACTACAGACTGGCGtcagagcagcagcacagcGCTCAGGCCATGTTCAACCTGGGTTACATGCATGAGAAAGGCCTGGGCATCAAACAG GACATCCATCTAGCCAAGCGTTTCTACGACATGGCTGCTGAAGCCAGCCCTGATGCCCAGGTCCCAGTTTTTCTGGCCCTGTGCAAGCTGGGTTTGATTTACACTCTGCAGTACCTGAAGGATCTTAAT TTGAAGGAGCTCGTTTCTCAGGTGGACCTGGACCAGCTCCTGGGCCCAGAGTGGGACCTCTACCTCATGACTGTCATCGCCCTGCTGCTGGGTACAGTAATCGCCTACAGACAGCGCCAGCACCAAATCATAGTTCCCCCTCGCCCACCGGCTCCCGCGCCTCAACCCTCCCCGGCCCCACCTCCTAGACCGCCTCAGGAACAGACACAAGCCCCGGCTGAGCCCCAGGGCCAGGAAGAAACACAACCCCAGGGCCCGGCGcctgaggaggagcagcagcagcagcagtga